From Fusarium musae strain F31 chromosome 8, whole genome shotgun sequence:
CGCAGTGCCCGACGAGACCTCGACTTCCGAGCCAACAAGCACTGCTATCATTGAATCATCGGTAACCTCTGCCGCCGAAACTACAGTGACCACTGCTGTGACAACCTTCACATCGGCTGAGACTACCACCGAGGCAGCCACCGTTCCTTCAGTGGCTGCAGTACCTCCCCAGGGTATCACTTGTCCTGCGGCACACGGGCAGTGCGTTGGCGGTTTCAAGATCGAATGCGGTTACATCATGACCGGGGGTTTCAGTGTCCAGACGGGTTACTTATCGACTCTGGACGACTGTGCTGCTGCGTGTAATGCCAACTCCGGTTGTGCTGGCTTTTCTCACAACGGTGTCAGTTGCTACTTGGTCTCGTCCTCATATACAACTGCACCCGCAGACTGGATTactggcaagaaggagggTTGTGCTCAGTAGATGGATGGGTCTAATCGATCTGTCGTGCCGTCGCGGAATCGCGTTTACCAAGGTGCCATCAGTGGAGTTGAATAATGGGTTCTCATCAGTACCTTTCATGTATATATCTTGCAAAACCCGCTATATACCGAACAACTACATTACTATGGCCAATTCTTGGGCCGTTTATTTGCAATCGACCTTGATCACAATGTTGGGACAGTCCGCTCCCACTCATATCGCCTAACACTTGCAGCAAGAGCATGGATGCCGTTGACTTACATTTAGGGTCCCAGTTGAGATGACAATCTCAGGTACGTACTGGTTTTAGTAGAAAACATtcaaagaaaaaagaagaaccGCCAGCGTAGGAATTCAATGCCTCCTTTCAGAGGTCAAGCACTATTATGTGGGTAGTTTAGCTATAACCGTTAATCTATCTCTTAGCAGCTACTTCTGAATGAGTCCGTGAGCTTGTCATAGTGAGACAGGACAGACCTACCTGAGAGACCGCCATTCACGAAATGCGATAGCAGCATACAGGCAATCTTTTGCTGAGACGTCGACTTTAGAGATGTTTGGCTATGAAACTTGATCCGAAGTTTGCTCTTGAGGTTGAGCGATGAAGATTGCTGATGATTTTGACCTGGCATATCTCGGCAGTGTTTACTGCTGGTTGGTGAAGCTTAGGTAGTGAGATCTCAGGCCATACGCAGCATTTGTGCATCGTTTTATGAGTTGAACAATAATCTGTGCATGATACGTTCTATTTTTATCTTCAGCTACCTAAGTATAAACATCACGCACGCCGATATTCGCCACGTTACGACCCGACTGTCTCTGGAGGAATATGCCCAACACGAATGGCCAATTGCGTTTCTCGTAGAGCCGCCGACGTTCCAGGGCTTGGGTTGAAAGAGGCGTCTTTGAGCAGCCTTGATTGGTTCTGCTCTGTAAGGCAATTGGTTCGCTGACTGCCTCACCTCGCACCCCAAAACCAACCCCGCTGCACCCCGAAATGCACCTCAAACCCATTAACCTCGATCTCACCCCAAATATCCAATCTTTCAAATAAGTCGATACTGCCAGATCAGATCAACATTTTAATACgaaactttactattacaaaagtctttttctttcacAACAAGGTTGGCAGAGTTTACCACGTCACCCCTCATGGCCGACTCCCAGCTTGGCCGCGATCAAGATGACGGTGGGGACCCGGAATGTCTGCAACAGACTCAGTCACGAAGAGGGCAACTACCCGCGGGACGCTGGCTCTGGACCGCTGATATGAGTATTGTTACACCCGTGGCTGACTCTAACAATCGTCAAGAAACACAGCACAGGCCTCGCAGAGCATGGGCGAGAGACGACCTGGGTATCCGCAGGCTCAAAGAGCATGCAGTGGACTCGAAGTATGAGACTTCTTCCGGAAATTACCTACCGAGATATCCTGCGCCGTTATTACCTAGAAAATGTGTCAACCACAATAGCCCATCGGACGTCTTGCCAAGGCCCCCTGCAAAAGCCACGAGGCCAAACGATTCCCTTCCAAGTCCAGCCCGTCCAGTCCCTGGGAGTGAGTCAAAGATGATGCGGCAACCAGAAACTCGACCAATTAGCCAGGATCAACTCGTGGCGGAGGTCAAAAGCATTTATGCCGGCCTGGTTATGGTTGAAACAAAATGCATCGAAGTCGACAAAGCCCAGTCCACCGAGGGATGTCTCAACCATGAAGAATGGCAGCAGCTTATTGCGTTTCATCGCTATCTATTacatgaggatgatgatcccTTCAAcacctcatcttcaaagacATCGCAGGATTACGAACTTGGAGCTCTCCTATCTGAAGTGTCGCTACGCTCACGGAGTTTCTGCCGCCTCAATAGCCGGTTGCTACCACTTTTGAAAGCTGCAAAGCGTACCCCTTCATGCGTACAATTTGTCGAGTTCATGACCCTGATTGGCACTCTCTCCGACATACTCAGAAGATACAGTTCCTTACTAGATTTCAAAGACACAATATTGACGGGTTTGTTTGATTTGATCACGTCAATCATCAGAAGGTTGAGCTCGAGATTCAGATCCGCATACGAGGAGCTGAAATGCAGGAACGCATCGACTCAGATAATATTTGAGTTTCCTAATAATATGCGGCATGTCTGTACGACAATGCCCTGGACCATATTGCCTGCACTGCTGGTACTATGGGGTGTTTGTTGGATGTTCATCCTCGGCCCTGGTGATCTTGAGCCTGAAAAGTTCAAAGCGCCTGTTCCGACGTTCtcaccagctccagctgccTATGACTTTTTTGACAACTCGGGCCAAGCGTACTACAATTGTAAGTTGTTCTGGCTGCTTCACTTAGGGACTTCTAACATTCAGCAGTTGGCCTGCAGAGCTTTTTTATGCCCGAAACTAGTACTACAGGCTTTGAGCACCCTTCTATCGACAGCCTCCCGTTCGACAACGATGGCGCCGGTGTTGATCCCATATACTTGGTTCAAGCTGCTCCTCAAGATCcagtctttttgtcttttgaCGTGTTACCGAGGAACAGTGCAGGGATTACGGAAACGTCGTCGAAAGAAGAGCTCACTGAAGCGCTGCCAGCTGCTGTCACTCCAGATTCAATACTACAGTCCTACGGAGCCACGAGCAGCCAAGAGCCATTCAATGCAATGGTTAATGTTGCATCGGTTGATCAGGGAGTTCAAAATGCTGGGTACGTAATGAAAAACCTAGGTGGCGTCACATCAATTGCTAAACTCAAATGCAAGCAGTGGCCAGAAGAGCACATCTTCCTTTGTATGTCCGAAATGCCAGCAGACATTTGCAACATCCTTCACTCTCAACCGACATCAGAAAGAAGCGCACAAGGATGCAGCATCCAGCCCTGAACAGTCGTTTCCATGCCCGAACAGAGGCTGTAAGAGGTCAGAGGGAGGGACTCCCTTCCCACGTCTTTATAATCTGAGAAGACATCTTCGGATTTGCAACCACGATCCGAAGGCTTCGACCTCATCGGCCGAGTCGGACGGCACAGAAGAGCAGCCAGTGTCTCATCCAGTTTCAACACCAGCCTTACCTGCTGAGCTACAGCCTGCTGAGCCACTATCAGAGTGTTCATCAGGAGAGAGCAGCACTAGAAAAAGGTCGAGGTCTGAAAATGATGGGGAGGAAACCGGTGATGACTGGAGTGAGGAATCATTGCTGAGAGAGATgaaaaagaagctcaagcgaATGGCTCAAGAGgtcaaagagaaggaagatgcaTATCTCCGGGCTCGGGAGGGGCTGGAATCCTTTCAAAAGACCATCCAAGTCATGGAAGACTCGCTCCGAAAGTCCTAGTCGGCGTTTGACTCATTGCCCCGAGAAGTTTAGGCTCCCAAAGTGATAGGATGaaagatcagatcagatggATTGTTTTTGTGAAAGATAACTACACATGCAGCGCTCACTAGACTAGACTAGGTAACAACTTACGGATATCTTAACGCTGTATATTCCCTCATTCGTTATTCGACATGTCAGACGATGGATCGACATACCGGCTTTGCATCTTGAACGTGGGATTGCCGCTGTCTATCTGTTAGCCGACCTCTGTCTGACAGAAAGCGTCAGACTGCCTCCACAAGATCCCATCGATCTGCCACTAAACCGAGTCTCAAGTATTTTGTCCACCGCTAGGCTTGGAAATCTCGTGGATCCCGCTTATCCACATGGCAGGCGAAGATTGCAGAAATGTGATATATCATCGGTCCAGTGGCCAAAATGAGCTTGCCTCGGCGTTACGACTGGGTACGACAACGCTACTGCAACTGACAACTTGGCAGCCAAATGCCGACTTTTCTGATCATGCAAGCTCGGCATGAAGCAAGGTGAACCAACAAAGTTCGTTGAAGGATGCATACAGTTCCGGTGGGAGTCGTAAACTTTGgaaccaacaacaaacatTAGCATTCAGTTCAGCCACATGTGCTTTCCGGAGCAGAACcgagttaatataaaacttgACCGCACGTGCGGGAGCGGACCGGAGGCTATCCGGAGCTAAACAACAAATCGCAGAAGAGCCACTAGCAGTTACAAAGTATTCGTAATACTCATGTACGCAGCACGCGCCAAACCGCAAAAGGACGGTCTGCAAGGTTACTGCCTGGATTTTCAGGGCACACTAGACAAGACCATGTTACTCTACAGCGGCGATGGGGATGGGGTTTGTGTCAAATCGTTGGTGAGTGattttatttagttagacgAGGGCGTACGATTGAGCCTATGCTTGATTGCTGCAACGCATGCGCATACCCACTTGTTCCCAGCAAGAGGGTCCTGAGTGCCTCTTGCAGGTGGTAGCCAGATAGATTGCGGGCATATTTTGCGGGCTTCCTTTGACAGCTGATTTAGTGGTGTAACATTAGATATGCCCACGTTGTTATCCGTGTACACGTCGCCTGGCATACCAATCTTATGAGATTGGGTTAATTAATCGTACTGGATAGTGAATACggttaaatattaaattggATTACATCAACTGGCAATGATCGCACAATTGCCCCGTCGTTATCATTTCCTCATACCACTATCATTAGCTCGGCACTAAACAGCAGCCACCAGAGAATGGTCATGCTATTTTCAGAGCCGTTTGCACTAGAGCAAATTTGCCCCAGTCATAAACCCTGTCCCTGGCTAGCAAAGGTAACGGACGTTCCAAGGACTTGGACAGGCGGGATTGAATGGCAGCAAACAGACGTGTCGGGCTCTGATTTGGCTCGATTTGCTTGCAATCGTCTGTTGAGCAGTGAAGCATCGAACAAGGCACTAATTGCCGCTTTATCGTCATGTCATACCGATCCGAGTCAGTATCAGATGTTAAGCCAATGCTGACGAAGCTATATCATtctggcaaggtcaagggtcCGTCATCAAGCCTCACCCGCCAGCCCGCAGCTAGAAACAATTGGTGCCGCTGAAGAAAACCGTTGCTCTAGGGATTACGGCCTAGTCTCAGGGTTAGCCACCTGATGCAATCAGTGAAGGGTACTCCGTAATGGTGGTGGTCTGCGTAACTCTCACCAGTTCTTTACATGGTTCTGTCCTTTTCATTCGGTTTCTTGGCCTCATTTGTTCTAGTGGCCGTTGTTACCTTTCTCCAGTGTTTTACGCTGATCAGGAAGGCTTGTAGATACGACCCTGTTTCTTGATGCACAGTGGCATTGAGCTTGGCGGTACCGAGGTTCTGGCTCTCGTGACAGGCGGTGCTGTAACATTCAGAGTGTCATCAGAAAAGAAGGTGTACAGTAGCTCCGGTAGCGCATGGAATCAACATTGAGTTTGGTTAACATGCTTCACACAAGTTTCGACGATGATTCAGAAAAGCTTCGTCGATCGGAAGCTACTGGTAGAATGAGTGTGATTTAAGCTGCATGACCCCATCTCGAGCCATAACGTTTCATGTGTCCACTTGATAGTAGTGATCAATCAGCGCCAACTGACTTGATTCTAGTCCGCGTTATCACCGAGGATCCATCCTGAATGCCACTTATTGGTTCTAGAAACGTATTGGTATTTTTATTGAAACATGAGAAACGTGAACTAAGTTCGTAAGTGCTAGAAATCAAGCGGTATCAAAGCTGCTAAAACATGGATATCCCTTCTACTCCGTAACCTTTTGTTCATGGTATCGACCTCGTGTTGGAGTCCTGATGGCTCATCGAGTCTGCGCTCGTGACACTTCCTGTGACAGAGGTGCTATTGAGTGACTCCATctttgccatcttcttcctcttttcaaACTCGTCCAGCAATGCATGGATCGTGCCCAATGGAAACTCGTGTATCAAGGGTCTTGTAGATGCGGGGCAGACGTTTGACTCGTGATCCTTGAACTCCTCCATGGCAAGATTGACTCGTAGTAATTGTTTCCACGAAACAATCGCATCACCAATCAGAAAGGTCGGTACCCTGGCCATGGCCATCTCTTCGAGGATCCAGCGGCGGTGGAAGAAGTTCCTGTTGAGAAAGTCTGCAGTTCCAATGGCAGCGTCGCTTTGGGGGTCGAATAAGTGGATAATGGGAATTGCCCACTCGTGATGCGGTGAGTAGTTCTCGGGGTGTTCCTCTCTATCGCCAGGTTCCTGCCACGTCTCGGGCATAGCACTGTCAAATGCTTGGATGAGCTGGATACCGAGATCTGTCTGCGGTATCTTGAGTCCCACCCAGCCCACTACCATCTGCGCGCGCTGGTACACGTGGTACATGATGACTCTGCTCTTGGAGTTCTCCCTCGAGTCCATCGagttgatgcagatgcagtcGATCCATACCCGCAGCTTCGGCCTGTTGTCCACCTCTCTCCCACCGAAATGCCTGAGAAGGCTCCTCAGCCAATTCGGTGATTTTCTGTCCCTGCCCAAGCTTTCGCTCGATTTGCTCACGGCGGGGTAGAAGACGGCTCGGACATGTTTGAGGGCGAGGGCGATGTGGACGGGGACGGGAATGGGATTTCGGTCGAGAATGATTCTGTCTTGGTCTGCGGGGTCGCCGAGTAGTGAggagatggcgatgaatTCGACGTCTCGGCTTAGAGGGAGGGTGATGAGGCGACAGATGACCTGGTCATTGACTGAGTTTGCCGGTTCAATCTCCAAGAAACGGACCTCGTCTTTGGAGGTGCTCAATCTGGAGTAGTTGATCCTTGGACGTCGTAATTCGGATGCCATTTTCGTATGGTGATGCGccggtaggtaggtaggtagctagcTACGCCTGCAATGGACAGTCAATTAATGCGAACCTCCGTGACGGGCTGTTGGTTTGTCCgtctgttggttgttggttgttggttcgtTCGCGTATCTCTTATGCACGTCGATGTGTCAGGAAGGTGAATGACAGTCCACTCTCGGCACTGCTTGTCAGCAACATGTAAGGATAAACCCAAGAAGATGGTTCAGAGCAGGcaattctttttttcttccctcctccCCCTGTCCAAGCTCCCACTTTTATTACATCCCCGCCCTCCCCTCTCCACTAACTTAGTCTAGACTGCCCCTAGGAACCATCCCCGGCACGCAAACGGAACCGTCCTCGGAGACCATCTCTAGCGTCGAGCCCGTACAGTacactccctccctccctctgcTCAGCAATGCTAATCAAACCGGACAAACAGACCAGATACAAGAATCAGGCCTACTACGTAGCTAGTCAGTatcaaccaacagccaacatgCAGGTCAGTGGTGGAGTTGCAAAGTCCCTTAAACCCCGTATCTTCCGCTCCCACTCTCTTTCAAAAAGTAGCCAGTCCCCTACCAGGCCGGCCTAACTTAAACCATCGTTCACGTAGGCGAACAGCTTGTTTGCTACCCCAAAGTCCGAATCTTTACCTTGCGGCCTAAACGAAAATCCTCATACGCAAAATGGTACCCAGCCTAATCACACCGCCTCCGAGCCGCTCTGGAGAAGCCACACCACCAAAAGATGCCTGTCTGTACCCGGTCAATGGCGCCGAACCCGAGGGTCACTGGATACGACTTCCAGAAGCGCTGTTCTCGTCAATTATGGCAGTGGAACCAGAAGTCAATCCCTTGTACAAGACATCGAAAGCTTTATCAGACGAATGGCTGAAAACGTAAGTCAGTCCACTTCATTTTCACTGGGTGAAGGGTTCGGCTCCGCCCATCTCGGTAGTGTTTGAGACATTGCTCGCTAACAGCCCTATTATACAGTGCATTGCGGATGAACGACAAGACAGCGACCGTCTGGAGTCGGCTTGACATTGCCTACATGAGCGCAATATGCGCGCCGCATGCTGATCTCGAAACACTTAAACTGATGAATGACTGGAATGGATGGGTCTTTGCATTCGATGACCGTAAGTCAAGCAAACAGAACTGCGACTCCAATATTCTATCTAAAACGGCCCGCGCCGCTTCTGCATACAATTCCACGGCTGAGAAAAAGTGGCTTCCGCTAACAGAACAATAGCCTTTGACGAGGGAACATTTGCCAATGACCCCATCaaagcagctgaagaagtcaTCTATACACTCTCGACCCTCGATAATATCCATCCCGTTGTCTCACCCGACGAGAACCCACTGCGACATACCCTCCAATCCTGCTGGATGCGTTTCAGAGAGCGATCTAGCCCGAGTCTACAGTACCGATGGAAGAAGCACCTTACCATGTACTGTGTCGGCGTGCTGCAACAGGTTGGCGTCCAGCATAGGGCGACACGGCCTACAATCGAGGAGTACATGGACATGCGCGCTGGTTGCGTAGGAGCTTACCCCTGCATTGGGCTCATGGAGTAAGTATCGACCGTGCCCTACCATCTTATTGATTGCGATCCGCGGTTTCAGTCGCTGCACTGTAAATGTCACTGTAAAAACACCAAAGTCCACAAGCGTGGTTGGAAAACTCTTCTAAGTTTGTTGGCGGTTTCACCTTCGCCTAAGGCTATCCTGGTTCTGGCCAAGCCTGCAAGCAATCATTCCACGGTAGTTCGACTCGATTGGCGCCCAATTGGCCACTGAGCGAAAAAGTTCCAGGCGTCGCAGTCAGCCAATTACAGCGACAGAACATCACTAACTGGGCCATTCAGGTTTGCCGAAGGCATCGATATCCCCCAATACGTCATGGACCATCCCTCAATGCAGGCGATATCACGAATCACATGCGATTTAGTCACATTGTAAAACCTTCCAGAACCCTTCCATTTTCCCCGCTAACAACGGCAGACAAAACGACTTGTGCTCGTACCGAAAGGATTTGATCCAGGGTGAAGAGAgtaacatcatcttcatcctgaAGGATCAGGGCATGACTGATCAGCAAGCGGTTGACCAGATTGGGGAGATGCTCTATGACTGCTACCGAAGATGGCACATGGCCTTGGCGAATCTGCCGTTCTGGGGTGAGGGCATTGACAGGGATGTCATAAAGTTTGTCAATGGATGCCGAAATATCGCACTCGGTAACCTTCACTGGAGGTACGTGCAGCCGCCCCCCTCTCAATTGAGTGGCTTTGATATGCTGACGAGATCAACAGTCTATACACGTTCAGATATCTTGGCAACGATGGTCCAGAAGTAAAGAGGACTCGCATGATGAAGCTCCCTTAGGCGAAGAATTAATTGTTGGGGACGTGGCGAGAAGCGAGAAGCGAGAAGCAAGAAGCGAGAAGCAAGAAGCGAGAAGCGAATTGCGTGGAATGATGTCGTGAGCTGACCCTTCAGGCGAGAACAAGGGGGTTTTCGCTTCTAGAAGGAAAGGATCAAACCCACTTTAGATACCCGTATACGAGAAATTGACTTCTGTTTCAATTGGTTCATCTTTTCATTCCAGTAACTGTGGCTTTCGTCCTGTACATGCGGTTTGGAAAGCGGGCTGTGAGTCTTGGCtcttggctgttggttgtcGGTAAGACGGTTTGGATGAGGAACGCTGACTATCTCCGAATTCGTtcgatcttggagatatctTCATATTTTGAGATGTCTCGGTTGTTGGTTCTCAATGCTCAGATCAACAATTCCAATGAGAGACAATGTCGTAGATCGTAGATTGCCTTACAGACGAGATAGGTTTTGAAGTCGCCTCTagagttgatgctgatctCGTTGCCAAAACAGCCAACTCCGACCTCCTGCAGGAAGGGGCATCAATCTGTGACAAACAAGAAGCCGAGTCTTGTCGTATTTATTTCTGTCACAATCGTAGAAAATTAAGCAAGAAGAGCACTAGGGACACAGGGTGACGGGTTTATCAACTAAGTGATCCGGTAACTGTGATCCGTATAAGACTTTCCAACCAGGAGTTGTGTATCCTCCACAGACTTATGCCAGATCCACAAATGACAATTCAACTACGGGACCAAGTTTTATAGAGCCAATTCATCAAATGTAAGACCAAAAATAAGAACATAGTATTAGATATATACCAGACATTGCAAAAAGACATCCAAACGACGCAGGCCTGATTCGAACAGACGCCTCCGAGGAGAATAGATTTCTAGTCTATCGCATTAGACCACTCTGCCACTGCGCCTTACGTAATGGATATCAGGGACTGCAGAACATGCGACTCATAGTCTTCTAGCCACTGTAAAACGAAAGCAGCTGGTATTATTCTCGTTCATTTTGGCCAATTATCAATAAGTCTTGTTGTTATAGTGTGGTTGACCTGTATTTGGTGGTGCACTGCTGGCATAGCTATGGGCACGTCATCCAGCTCTCAAGCAAAAACTTCAAAAAGGTGGAGTGAAATCTTTATCCCCAACGGTGACACCAACCAAGAAGTGGAGCGTGAAAATCCAAACAAATAGATCAACCAGACTAagataatttactttttaactatattagctATCTCTTTGGCTGGAGAAGCTGACCCAAGAACCGGCTCTTGCTGTCACGGTTGCTTATCCCTTTCGATATCAGGATACCCtacatcaccaacaagaacaaaacaaaacccaagatcaagaatgtTTTGCCCAAGGTATTAATACAACACGGCGAACGTGGATAATAACAGTCCATGGTTTATTCAGAAATCAACATGTTGTGACAACGAGTAAGTAGATGTCTCATCCTACGCGGTTCAAACAATGTCTACATGTTATCACTGTCGATGCATGTTTGGTTCAGCAAACAATTCCTTGTCCTGTCAGCAAGAACTAGGTCGTGAATACAATCATTGAACAACCACCATTTCGAAAGAACCTGGAGCCAAAGGCGGCAGACAAAGATCGCGGCTATAGACGCTCATCTCGTCCCAACATTCAGGCTGCCGCGGTTATTACCCAAAGCAGTCTAGCCACCCAATCATTAAGCTTTCGGCTCATCGAAGTCATAGCCGAGATCCATCCCATGTGATATCGTCAGATTCAACGGTCGCCGGAGAAAACGCTCGATTCAATTCACTTTACTCCATAGACCAAGTCAAAAGGCCCGATACTTATGAACAGCATATTTACCGTgccgtacggagtactcaCGATCTCATCTGGTGCGTGAAAAGGACCGATGTGACCTGATGAGCTAAGCCCAGGGGAGCATCTCGAGTGCGGGGATGACGGGATGATCAGCGAACCTACCCCAGAAACGTCATGAGGCTAAATCGCGGTTTCTGGGGTTGAGGTTGCCATTGGTTACGGAGTTTCGAGATTCTCGGCGTAATTAATTCGATAGTGCTGTCGGAAATATGCAGGACGTGACGGTTTCGTGATGGGGAATGATTCCGCGTCTTTTTGAGTTGGATATATAAGTCACATCACTCTGCTAGGGATCTGCATCAACAGTCCTCTTCATCTATTCGTTATTCACTGCCATTATTTCTTCCGGCATTTACTGAGAATGTTTACTCAGATCTTGTATGGCCTCACGGCCTTATCTGCCCTCCAAGGTCAGGTCACTGCATCACCCGGCGGTTCCAGCCTTGATCGCTTCATTTCCAAAGAGGCCGACATCTCCATCAAGGGCGTGCTTGCCAATATTGGCGCCGATGGCAAGCGAGCCCAAGGCGCTGCACCTGGCGCCGTTGTAGCAAGTCCATCGAGAACAGATCCAGACTGTAAGTCAATATTCTTGATAGTATCGCAAATGGACGACTGAGACGTTTTCTAGACTGGTACACATGGACCCGAGACTCCGCCTTGACATACAAAGTCCTTGTTGAGCGCTTCATCCACGGAGACAAGTCTCTCCAGCGCAAGATCGACGAATATGTCTCTGCCCAAGCCAAGCTCCAGGGCGTCACCAACCCATCTGGCGGCCCCGAGTCAGGCGGCCTTGGCGAACCCAAGTTTCACGTCAACCTCACAGCTTTCACAGGATCCTGGGGTCGTCCTCAACGAGACGGCCCTCCTCTGAGAGCTACTGCATTGACGCTGTACGCCAACTGGCTTGTTTCTCACGGCGACCGCTCCAAGGCC
This genomic window contains:
- a CDS encoding hypothetical protein (antiSMASH:Cluster_8.1), whose protein sequence is MVATRFFMLSLAAAVAVAGPCKPQSSSVIFSETTFTTALLESTSAAVPDETSTSEPTSTAIIESSVTSAAETTVTTAVTTFTSAETTTEAATVPSVAAVPPQGITCPAAHGQCVGGFKIECGYIMTGGFSVQTGYLSTLDDCAAACNANSGCAGFSHNGVSCYLVSSSYTTAPADWITGKKEGCAQ
- a CDS encoding hypothetical protein (EggNog:ENOG41~antiSMASH:Cluster_8.1), encoding MADSQLGRDQDDGGDPECLQQTQSRRGQLPAGRWLWTADMSIVTPASQSMGERRPGYPQAQRACSGLEV
- a CDS encoding hypothetical protein (antiSMASH:Cluster_8.1) produces the protein MPWTILPALLVLWGVCWMFILGPGDLEPEKFKAPVPTFSPAPAAYDFFDNSGQAYYNCFEHPSIDSLPFDNDGAGVDPIYLVQAAPQDPVFLSFDVLPRNSAGITETSSKEELTEALPAAVTPDSILQSYGATSSQEPFNAMVNVASVDQGVQNAGGQKSTSSFVCPKCQQTFATSFTLNRHQKEAHKDAASSPEQSFPCPNRGCKRSEGGTPFPRLYNLRRHLRICNHDPKASTSSAESDGTEEQPVSHPVSTPALPAELQPAEPLSECSSGESSTRKRSRSENDGEETGDDWSEESLLREMKKKLKRMAQEVKEKEDAYLRAREGLESFQKTIQVMEDSLRKS
- a CDS encoding hypothetical protein (antiSMASH:Cluster_8.1) → MASELRRPRINYSRLSTSKDEVRFLEIEPANSVNDQVICRLITLPLSRDVEFIAISSLLGDPADQDRIILDRNPIPVPVHIALALKHVRAVFYPAVSKSSESLGRDRKSPNWLRSLLRHFGGREVDNRPKLRVWIDCICINSMDSRENSKSRVIMYHVYQRAQMVVGWVGLKIPQTDLGIQLIQAFDSAMPETWQEPGDREEHPENYSPHHEWAIPIIHLFDPQSDAAIGTADFLNRNFFHRRWILEEMAMARVPTFLIGDAIVSWKQLLRVNLAMEEFKDHESNVCPASTRPLIHEFPLGTIHALLDEFEKRKKMAKMESLNSTSVTGSVTSADSMSHQDSNTRSIP
- a CDS encoding hypothetical protein (antiSMASH:Cluster_8.1~SMCOG1052:Terpene synthase/cyclase metal-binding domain protein), whose protein sequence is MVPSLITPPPSRSGEATPPKDACLYPVNGAEPEGHWIRLPEALFSSIMAVEPEVNPLYKTSKALSDEWLKTALRMNDKTATVWSRLDIAYMSAICAPHADLETLKLMNDWNGWVFAFDDPFDEGTFANDPIKAAEEVIYTLSTLDNIHPVVSPDENPLRHTLQSCWMRFRERSSPSLQYRWKKHLTMYCVGVLQQVGVQHRATRPTIEEYMDMRAGCVGAYPCIGLMEQNDLCSYRKDLIQGEESNIIFILKDQGMTDQQAVDQIGEMLYDCYRRWHMALANLPFWGEGIDRDVIKFVNGCRNIALGNLHWSLYTFRYLGNDGPEVKRTRMMKLP